The Rattus rattus isolate New Zealand chromosome 1, Rrattus_CSIRO_v1, whole genome shotgun sequence genome includes a region encoding these proteins:
- the LOC116898999 gene encoding coiled-coil-helix-coiled-coil-helix domain-containing protein 2-like: MGKMKEISYFMRPITEEDRTQKSRTSRVTPLASRAPQMRAAPRRAPPAQPPAAAAAPQQPGLMDQIATTATGVAVGSAVGHTLCHTITGGFSGGANAEPARPDITYQEPQGAQLQNQRSFGPCSLEVKQFLESAQNQSDVKLCEGFSEVLRQCRIANGLI; encoded by the exons ATGGGGAAGATGAAGGAAATAAGTTATTTTATGAGACCCATAACTGAGGAAGACAGGACTCAGAAAAG CCGCACTTCCCGGGTGACTCCTCTGGCCAGCCGTGCCCCTCAGATGAGGGCTGCTCCCAGAAGAGCACCTCCAGCTCAGCCTCCAGCCGCAGCTGCTGCCCCTCAGCAGCCAGGCCTGATGGACCAGATAGCTACCACTGCAACCGGTGTGGCTGTGGGCTCTGCGGTGGGGCACACTCTGTGTCACACCATCACTGGGGGCTTCAGTGGAGGGGCTAATGCTGAGCCTGCGAGGCCTGACATCACTTACCAGGAGCCTCAGGGAGCCCAGCTGCAGAACCAGCGGTCTTTTGGACCTTGCTCTCTAGAGGTCAAGCAGTTTCTGGAAAGTGCTCAGAACCAGAGCGATGTCAAGCTCTGTGAGGGCTTCAGTGAGGTGCTGCGGCAGTGCAGGATTGCAAATGGTTTAATCTAA
- the LOC116888757 gene encoding olfactory receptor 13F1-like: MVQGNWTSVTVFFFLGFSHYPRIEVTIFVLCLLMYLITLLGNTILISITILDSHLHTPMYFFLSNLSFLDIWYTSSALTPMLANFVSGKNTISFSGCAFQMYFSLAMGSTECVLLSMMAYDRYVAICNPLRYPIIMNRRVCVQIAGSSWATGCLTALMETGPVIHLSLCGNNIINHFICEILAVLKMACGDTAMVQLIMLVISVLLLPLPMLLICVSYASILFNILRISSVDGRSKAFSTCAAHLTVVVLFYGTALSMYLKPSSVNSQEIDKFMALIYAGLTPMLNPIIYSLRNNEVKMAVKKLLIRNPFSAILTSVFK, from the coding sequence ATGGTCCAGGGAAATTGGACCTCTGTCACAGTGTTTTTCTTCCTGGGATTTTCTCACTACCCCAGAATTGAAGTCACCATATTTGTGCTGTGTCTGCTGATGTACCTGATCACCTTGCTGGGAAATACTATTCTTATCTCCATCACTATCCTTGATTCTCACCTGCATactcccatgtactttttccttaGCAACCTCTCCTTTCTGGACATCTGGTATACCTCTTCTGCTCTCACTCCAATGCTGGCAAACTTTGTTTCAGGGAAAAACACCATTTCATTCTCAGGATGTGCTTTTCAGATGTACTTCTCTCTTGCCATGGGCTCCACTGAATGTGTGCTCCTCTCTATGATGGCCTATGACAGGTACGTGGCCATCTGCAACCCCCTGAGATATCCCATCATTATGAACAGGAGAGTCTGTGTACAGATTGCAGGCAGCTCCTGGGCTACAGGCTGCCTCACTGCCTTGATGGAAACTGGACCTGTgattcatctgtctctctgtggtaATAACATCATCAATCATTTCATCTGTGAAATTCTGGCTGTCTTAAAAATGGCATGTGGAGACACTGCCATGGTGCAGTTAATTATGTTAGTGATCAGCGTCCTTCTTCTCCCATTGCCAATGTTGCTCATTTGTGTCTCCTATGCATCCATCCTCTTCAACATCTTGAGGATCAGCTCAGTGGATGGCCGAAGCAAAGCCTTTTCAACATGTGCAGCCCACTTGACTGTGGTGGTTCTGTTCTATGGGACAGCTCTCTCCATGTACCTGAAGCCCTCATCTGTAAACTCACAGGAAATAGATAAATTTATGGCATTGATATATGCTGGACTAACACCAATGTTAAATCCTATTATCTACAGTCTACGGAACAATGAAGTCAAAATGGCTGTGAAAAAATTGTTGATTAGAAATCCCTTCAGTGCTATCTTAACTTCTGTCTTCAAATAA